From one Thalassospira lucentensis genomic stretch:
- the radC gene encoding RadC family protein: MSQLSFPSFDSSLLVRDAHGRYLPASAGDILEAARQVIDQKMQRGAEFTSPAAVKEYLRTKLAGFEHEVFAVLFMDTRHRLIEYREMFHGTIDGASVYPREVVKEALRLNAAAVIVSHNHPSGTPEPSAADRALTQRLREALGLVDVRVLDHVIVAGSSTASFAERGLI; this comes from the coding sequence ATGTCACAACTGTCCTTTCCTTCCTTCGATTCCTCGCTACTGGTGCGCGACGCACACGGACGCTATCTGCCGGCATCAGCCGGCGACATTCTGGAAGCTGCGCGCCAGGTCATCGACCAGAAGATGCAGCGCGGGGCCGAGTTCACTTCGCCAGCGGCGGTCAAGGAGTACCTGCGCACCAAGCTGGCCGGCTTCGAGCATGAAGTGTTCGCGGTGCTGTTCATGGACACGCGCCATCGGCTGATCGAATACCGGGAGATGTTCCACGGCACCATCGACGGTGCTTCGGTGTATCCGCGCGAAGTGGTCAAGGAGGCGCTGCGGTTGAATGCGGCGGCGGTCATCGTTTCGCACAACCATCCGAGCGGGACCCCCGAGCCGAGCGCGGCCGACCGGGCGCTGACCCAGCGGCTCAGGGAGGCGCTGGGGCTGGTGGACGTGCGGGTGCTCGATCACGTCATCGTTGCGGGTAGCTCCACGGCATCATTCGCCGAGCGCGGGCTAATCTAG
- a CDS encoding Rrf2 family transcriptional regulator, producing MTFDLKQNIISYMKRDSRLSSVLHALLHMAEQDGPVTSETLAQCLGTNPVVVRRTMGYLREAGIVTSDRGHAGGWRIHADLGAVTLLQLHEALGEPAMFAIGNRNETPECLVEQSVNAALEGAFAEAEALLLKRFSEITLADLAADFARRHAAARRKRS from the coding sequence TTGACATTCGACCTCAAACAGAACATCATTAGTTACATGAAACGCGACAGCCGCCTGTCTTCCGTCCTGCATGCACTGCTGCACATGGCTGAGCAGGATGGCCCCGTCACTTCTGAAACCCTGGCTCAATGCTTGGGTACCAACCCCGTTGTCGTCCGGCGCACCATGGGGTATTTGCGAGAAGCGGGCATCGTCACTTCAGATCGAGGCCACGCGGGTGGATGGCGCATCCATGCCGACCTTGGCGCCGTCACCCTGCTCCAGTTGCACGAGGCGCTGGGCGAGCCGGCCATGTTTGCCATAGGCAATCGCAACGAAACACCGGAGTGCCTGGTCGAGCAATCGGTGAATGCCGCGCTCGAAGGCGCCTTTGCCGAGGCCGAGGCGCTGCTGCTGAAACGGTTCTCGGAAATCACTCTGGCCGATCTGGCCGCCGACTTCGCGCGCCGGCATGCGGCAGCACGACGCAAGAGGAGTTGA
- a CDS encoding NAD(P)/FAD-dependent oxidoreductase codes for MHHDVIVIGGSYAGMAATLQLVRARRSVLVIDAGERRNRFASHSHGFLGQDGVPPGEIAANARRQLETYPTLTWLEGRAEAVSGQVDEFTVTTSDGVPHQGRRILLATGVADQLPPIAGLAERWGKAVFHCPYCHGYELGQGRIGIIGAGPLSVHQAELLTDWSDVTLLVNSAVELSQEARATLERRGVTIEEAPIDRIDGHADVAMTDGRLLPFAGLFTATRTVPSGSLVEAMGCALEETPLGMQVRTDAENKTSVPGVFACGDVARAPHSVSLAVGNGAMAGAQVHRSLLWPETVQPVQQEKAAAS; via the coding sequence ATGCACCACGACGTCATCGTCATCGGCGGGAGCTATGCGGGCATGGCCGCCACCCTGCAACTGGTACGAGCGCGCAGGTCCGTGCTGGTGATCGACGCTGGCGAGCGGCGCAATCGCTTTGCCAGCCATTCGCACGGGTTTCTCGGCCAGGATGGCGTCCCTCCCGGCGAGATCGCGGCGAACGCACGTCGCCAGCTCGAAACCTATCCGACGTTGACCTGGCTCGAAGGCCGGGCCGAAGCCGTTTCAGGGCAGGTGGACGAATTCACTGTCACGACGTCCGATGGCGTACCGCACCAAGGCCGCCGCATCCTGCTGGCCACCGGCGTGGCCGACCAGTTACCTCCCATCGCCGGACTCGCAGAGCGCTGGGGCAAGGCGGTCTTCCATTGCCCGTACTGCCATGGCTACGAACTCGGCCAGGGCCGCATCGGCATCATCGGCGCCGGACCGCTGTCCGTCCATCAGGCCGAACTGCTCACCGATTGGAGCGATGTGACCTTGCTCGTCAACAGTGCCGTGGAACTGAGTCAGGAGGCCAGGGCCACTTTGGAACGCCGGGGCGTGACGATCGAGGAGGCACCCATCGACAGGATTGACGGGCATGCCGACGTGGCGATGACCGACGGACGGCTGTTGCCCTTTGCGGGCCTGTTCACGGCGACGCGCACCGTTCCTTCCGGCTCTCTGGTCGAAGCGATGGGCTGCGCGCTGGAAGAAACGCCCCTCGGCATGCAGGTGCGCACCGACGCCGAGAACAAGACTTCGGTGCCGGGTGTGTTTGCCTGCGGCGATGTGGCCCGGGCACCCCATTCAGTATCGCTGGCCGTGGGCAATGGCGCCATGGCCGGCGCCCAGGTGCACCGCTCGCTGCTCTGGCCAGAGACCGTCCAACCCGTGCAACAAGAGAAGGCTGCCGCCTCATGA
- a CDS encoding class I SAM-dependent methyltransferase, producing MTPFTFSGTTIVSSYAENATRMVPGLRDLPKMAGALLAERVPTDARILVLGAGGGLELKGFAEMQPGWRFDGVDPSAEMLQLAHTTLGPLASRARLHEGYIDTAPMGPFDGATCLLTLHFLPRAKRLETLKQMHVRLRAGAPLVVIHHSFPNEGPDQDKWLQRNAAFAVASGMPSAQAENIRALKERLPVLSPEQDTDLLSEAGFTHIELFYCAFTFKGWVAYRR from the coding sequence ATGACCCCGTTCACGTTTTCCGGCACGACCATCGTTTCCAGCTATGCCGAGAACGCCACGCGAATGGTGCCCGGCCTGCGCGACTTGCCGAAGATGGCCGGCGCGCTGCTGGCCGAGCGTGTGCCGACCGATGCGCGCATCCTGGTGCTGGGTGCCGGCGGTGGGCTTGAGTTGAAGGGCTTCGCCGAGATGCAACCGGGTTGGCGCTTCGATGGCGTGGATCCGTCGGCCGAAATGCTCCAGTTGGCCCACACGACCCTGGGACCTCTCGCATCCCGTGCGCGCTTGCACGAAGGCTATATCGACACGGCTCCCATGGGACCGTTCGACGGCGCGACCTGCCTTCTGACGCTGCACTTTCTTCCGCGGGCCAAACGCCTGGAGACCTTGAAGCAGATGCACGTGCGACTCAGGGCCGGCGCTCCTCTGGTCGTCATCCATCACAGCTTCCCCAACGAAGGTCCGGACCAGGACAAGTGGCTCCAGCGCAACGCTGCTTTCGCGGTCGCCTCCGGAATGCCTTCGGCACAGGCCGAGAACATTCGGGCGCTCAAGGAGCGATTGCCCGTACTCTCGCCGGAGCAAGATACTGATCTGCTCAGCGAGGCCGGATTCACGCACATCGAGTTGTTTTATTGCGCATTCACTTTCAAGGGCTGGGTCGCGTACAGGCGATGA
- a CDS encoding transposase produces the protein MANGIVVGIDISKNTLDVAIGRDGAATVFSNDQEGHQALVAVLRRQPISLVVMEATGRYQFACACACAPQAAGFQVAVVNPRQARDFAKAMGRLAKTDRVDVLMLAELAEVIDKRPDRDRLTRPMADETQQRLHALVTRRRQLVRLQVSERQRKYASHSDVQPGIIELMNILKRQVQDIDASIAAHLAKYQVSLTKLFQSVKGVGPATTAALISELPELGQLKAKQISSLVGVAPMNRDSGQSRGKRMICGGRATVRSALYMAAIVAMRHNPLIRACYERLVAAGKPKEVAIVACMRKLLIILNAMVRTGRPWKETAATAQDDAEAHIVPQRGRGAQSFIACTRPSP, from the coding sequence ATGGCCAATGGAATAGTCGTCGGTATCGATATCTCGAAGAACACACTTGATGTAGCCATCGGGAGGGATGGCGCAGCCACCGTTTTCAGTAACGACCAAGAGGGCCACCAGGCCCTGGTGGCAGTGCTGAGGAGACAACCAATTTCACTCGTCGTCATGGAGGCCACTGGCCGCTACCAATTTGCCTGTGCCTGTGCCTGCGCCCCGCAAGCCGCAGGATTCCAGGTGGCGGTAGTCAATCCCAGACAGGCGCGAGATTTCGCGAAGGCGATGGGCAGGCTGGCAAAGACGGATCGCGTCGACGTGCTGATGCTGGCAGAGCTGGCCGAAGTGATCGACAAACGCCCAGACCGGGATCGCCTCACCAGGCCGATGGCAGATGAGACGCAGCAGCGCCTGCATGCGTTGGTGACCCGTCGGAGGCAGCTTGTCCGCTTGCAAGTCAGTGAACGTCAGCGCAAGTACGCCTCTCACTCGGATGTGCAGCCTGGGATCATCGAACTGATGAACATCCTGAAGCGCCAGGTTCAGGACATCGACGCGAGCATCGCAGCGCATCTCGCCAAATATCAAGTCAGTCTGACGAAGCTCTTTCAGAGCGTCAAAGGCGTTGGGCCGGCGACTACGGCTGCGCTGATCTCCGAGCTTCCAGAATTGGGGCAGCTCAAGGCCAAGCAGATCTCCTCACTGGTCGGCGTCGCGCCAATGAATCGGGACTCGGGCCAGTCACGCGGCAAGCGAATGATCTGCGGTGGTCGGGCAACGGTGCGCAGCGCCCTCTACATGGCGGCAATCGTAGCCATGCGGCACAACCCTCTGATCCGAGCCTGCTATGAGCGGCTGGTGGCGGCAGGCAAGCCCAAAGAGGTCGCCATCGTGGCTTGCATGCGCAAGCTGCTGATCATTCTGAATGCCATGGTGAGAACCGGCAGGCCTTGGAAAGAAACGGCGGCAACTGCCCAGGACGATGCGGAGGCTCACATCGTGCCACAACGCGGCCGGGGGGCTCAGTCGTTCATCGCCTGTACGCGACCCAGCCCTTGA
- a CDS encoding AAA family ATPase: protein MAILQEILVWTQGIPAWQSDAISRLLAKQTLTPQDYEDLYALLKLAHGIPDPKNRQPQPLTADQIPAKVKATTHIELRAIKNLLNVNAIAENQQLAVGSAGMTVIYGDNGSGKSGYSRVLKRACRARDQSEPIHPNANLPGAKAGNAQASFDITIDGAVKEVTWHQGKEAPPELSSFAIFDAHCARAYLDSEDDFSYVPYGLEVFETLAKVCQQLKNSVEQEHKQSAVDLAVFAPLHGETAVGKLITGLSAKTTTAQIEALATLKQEELEQRETLEKSLKENNPKEKAGLLRLRARRIAAIAKNAADKGLVVGPEAIAKLKALADSFRTAQVAAALAAKNFKEGENLLPGTGGEAWRELFDAARKFALEAHPDKQFPDLGTDAACPLCQQPLAAGAERLLRFEAFIQAEAEKTAQARRQALAADYRPFAASVMVLNFDEATQAEVAEIDSPLVADTKTFEAALSARHEAIKAAVVSHDWTGLDQALVSPADRLQVLADKLNAEAEALDRASNEEARAVLQKQLGELDARVKLSQVKEAVATAVTKLVHQGKLKNCLTAVRTNAISLKASELAEKVVSKELADALNWEFKALGVGSLRVSLQSRADRGKALHKLKLQLPQVRSPGEILSEGEQRAIAIGSFLAEVGLSGGKGGIVFDDPVSSLDHRRRERVAKRLAAEAVQRQVIIFTHDIYFLCLLAEEAKQVGAAVVTQSLTRRAEGFGIADPELPFEGKNASKRIGVLKAQQQAIAKLHKEGNEQEHQRQTVDAYFRLRMAWERAVEEVLLREVILRFRKGVETQRLVGVSVGDDDYAQVNAGMSKCSNYAHDKAMMGGVAIPDPDELLTDILALESWRAQVHKRSEETAKKRKAGPPIPAGAGVQVAPA from the coding sequence ATGGCTATATTGCAAGAGATATTGGTTTGGACCCAGGGAATTCCCGCGTGGCAGAGCGATGCAATTTCTCGCTTGCTGGCGAAACAAACACTGACACCGCAGGACTACGAGGATTTGTATGCCTTGCTCAAGCTGGCACACGGAATCCCTGACCCAAAGAATCGTCAACCTCAGCCACTAACCGCCGACCAGATCCCAGCGAAGGTTAAGGCGACCACGCACATCGAGCTGCGGGCCATCAAGAATCTGCTTAACGTCAACGCAATTGCCGAGAATCAGCAGTTGGCGGTGGGTTCGGCGGGCATGACTGTCATTTATGGCGACAACGGATCCGGCAAGTCAGGATATTCGCGCGTTCTTAAGCGTGCCTGCCGCGCTCGCGATCAGTCCGAGCCCATTCATCCCAATGCCAATCTGCCCGGGGCCAAGGCAGGTAATGCTCAAGCATCCTTCGATATCACGATTGACGGTGCCGTCAAGGAAGTGACTTGGCACCAAGGGAAAGAGGCTCCACCAGAGCTTTCTTCATTCGCTATCTTCGACGCGCATTGCGCCCGGGCATATTTGGATAGTGAGGATGACTTCTCCTACGTGCCGTATGGTCTTGAAGTATTCGAGACGCTCGCCAAGGTCTGTCAACAGCTTAAAAACTCCGTTGAGCAGGAACACAAGCAGTCGGCTGTAGACCTCGCCGTATTCGCCCCGCTGCACGGCGAAACAGCCGTCGGCAAGCTGATCACGGGGCTCTCCGCGAAAACGACCACGGCTCAGATTGAGGCACTTGCCACTTTGAAGCAGGAAGAGCTTGAGCAGCGGGAAACGCTGGAGAAAAGCCTCAAAGAGAACAACCCGAAGGAGAAAGCCGGTCTCTTGCGTTTGCGCGCACGCCGCATTGCGGCGATCGCCAAGAATGCAGCCGATAAAGGACTTGTCGTCGGCCCCGAAGCCATCGCCAAGTTGAAGGCGCTGGCTGATAGCTTCCGTACAGCACAGGTCGCCGCCGCCCTTGCAGCGAAGAATTTCAAGGAGGGCGAAAATCTGCTGCCGGGGACTGGCGGAGAGGCGTGGCGGGAATTGTTTGATGCCGCCCGGAAGTTCGCGCTTGAAGCTCATCCAGATAAACAGTTCCCTGACTTGGGGACGGATGCCGCATGCCCGTTGTGTCAGCAGCCTCTGGCTGCGGGCGCAGAACGGTTGCTGCGATTCGAGGCGTTCATACAAGCGGAAGCGGAAAAGACGGCGCAAGCGCGGCGCCAAGCGCTTGCCGCCGACTACCGCCCATTTGCGGCCTCCGTCATGGTGTTGAACTTTGATGAGGCGACGCAGGCGGAAGTAGCGGAAATCGACTCACCGCTAGTGGCCGACACCAAGACTTTCGAGGCCGCACTGTCGGCGCGGCACGAAGCAATCAAGGCAGCGGTCGTCTCGCATGACTGGACGGGACTGGATCAGGCCCTGGTCAGCCCAGCGGATCGACTACAGGTGCTCGCTGACAAATTGAATGCGGAGGCGGAGGCCCTGGATAGAGCCTCGAATGAAGAAGCTCGCGCTGTGTTGCAGAAGCAACTAGGCGAGTTGGATGCGCGCGTAAAACTCAGTCAAGTTAAGGAGGCCGTGGCTACGGCAGTGACGAAGTTGGTGCACCAAGGGAAACTGAAGAACTGCCTGACTGCGGTCAGGACAAACGCTATATCCCTCAAAGCATCGGAACTCGCGGAAAAGGTGGTCTCCAAGGAACTGGCCGATGCGTTGAACTGGGAATTCAAAGCACTGGGCGTAGGGAGCTTGAGAGTTTCGCTGCAAAGCCGTGCCGACCGAGGGAAGGCGCTGCACAAGCTGAAACTGCAACTGCCGCAGGTTCGTAGTCCGGGTGAGATTCTGAGCGAAGGCGAGCAGCGTGCCATTGCGATCGGCTCGTTCCTCGCCGAGGTGGGATTGAGCGGTGGGAAAGGCGGAATCGTCTTCGACGATCCAGTCTCGTCCCTAGATCATCGTCGGCGCGAGCGCGTGGCCAAGCGCCTGGCCGCTGAAGCGGTGCAGCGGCAGGTCATCATCTTCACGCACGACATCTATTTCCTCTGTCTGCTAGCCGAAGAAGCAAAGCAAGTGGGTGCGGCAGTGGTCACGCAGAGCCTGACGCGGCGTGCTGAAGGCTTCGGCATAGCCGACCCGGAATTGCCGTTCGAAGGAAAGAACGCGAGCAAGCGCATCGGGGTGCTGAAAGCACAGCAGCAAGCAATCGCCAAACTGCACAAGGAAGGCAACGAGCAAGAACATCAAAGGCAGACGGTTGATGCGTACTTCCGCCTGCGCATGGCATGGGAACGCGCGGTGGAAGAAGTCCTCCTGCGAGAAGTCATTCTCCGCTTCCGAAAAGGTGTGGAGACACAACGGCTCGTCGGCGTGAGTGTGGGCGACGATGACTACGCGCAGGTCAACGCGGGAATGAGCAA